From the Sphingobium yanoikuyae genome, the window GGGAACGACTTTCACACCTGAGAAAGGCTGGTTCCGCCGGAAGCCGGCATTCAAAGATTTAATTGGGACGGCAGAAATGTCCCAAGTCCCGTGTTGGAGCGTCATGCCATCCCCATGTTGTAACTTCAGGCACAGGCTTGATCTAGTGCACGCCGCACCAAGGCCCAAGGGCCGTCACGTCTGGGATGAGTCTTTACCGTCACTCGAGTGTCGATCGCAGGAACGTGCAACCTGGGCGTTTCCGTCTGCTCGATATGGACGCTGTAGTCGCTGATTTCGGCGAGGTTGCTGAGGTTGGCGATTACCATCCTGCCGATTTCACGGGGGGCGGTCTCAACCCCTCCCGGCCAAACTTCGATTTTCACGATCATCACCGATGGAGGCTCCTTTCCCGGTCATGCGGTTATGCTGCATAGCAGAGATCGTTCCACCGTTGCGGCAGCGGCATTACGTCCGTAATTTCCCGGATCATCGTCGAGCCCGCGTGGCGCTGCGCGCGCCAAAGGCATCACTGCCGACGATCGGTGGCGGTGAGTCTAGCCGCCCGAGTTTGACCACGGGAATGCCGGAAATCTGGCATTTATCCCACATTTTCTGAAAACCGTAATTTGCGGGATAAAACGTCACAGGGTGGCGGAGGAGCGCAGATCCACAGATCATGCTTCATCCTCCCCGCCATAGCCCTTAAGATCTTCCAGGCTGAACTCCACAAGCCCCTTCAGCAGCAGGAGGGCGGCCATGTTGGCACGGTTTCGGGCGCGGGTCTTAAGCATCAGCGCCTTGAGATGGGTTTCTGCGGTGCGCGGAGAAATCGAGAGGGCCCGTGCTATCTGCTTGGCCGTGTGCCCGCGCAGCACCCATCTGGCGACCTCGCATTCCCGATTCGTCAGCTTCACAGATCTTTGATTCACCATATATTTTCTTCAAACTCCTAAGGTCTGATCAAAGACCTCAAGACATTCGAAGACGGTGGTATTCGCGGCCTGCGTAACAGGCTGCGATACGCCCGGCCTCCTAAACAATCCCTCATTTCACGTAGGTAGGCACACGCTGGCGGTCGCTGCTTAATCTGTAGAAAATGGCCATGCTTCAGAGCGAGAAATGACGATCAGATGGAGTTGCCGGCATGCAGACAGAGATAAGCGAACGATTGGTGGAACTGCTGCGGGAAACCGGCCTGCACAGCTCCGACTTCATCGATCAGATACTTGGCACCTCCACCGCCCAGCGGACTTACCACGGCGCCGATGGGAAGGACGCGCTGCTTGGCATCATGCAAAGCCTCCTCATGCTTTGCGGTTCAGAGGAGGCGGCTGTGGACTGGCTGTTCCATTCAGTTTCGTACCAGCAGATCAACGGCAACTATCCATATCTGGCGTTGGAAAATGGCGACTTCTGGTCACTCACCGTCCTACAGGACTGGCTGCAAATCATCGTGCGCTATTGCGCATCCTGTCCGGATCTGATCGCCGAGATTTTCCAGAATTAGAGCTGCATGTCAGGACGCTCGCCTTCGTGACGAGCAGAGTGATGGGCGAAAGCACCTCTGGCTTGATCCACATCTTATTTGCCTTCCGGAGCCGCAAGCGGTGGAGGACCTGGCGCGTCTCCGCGCCACAAGACAGCCTGATACGGCTGGAAAGCCATGCCCTCAGACCCTGACAAAAAGGTGGAGGCGGGGGTAGGCGAACATTGGCAATTTTCACATAATAGCGGGGTCGGCGTTTAAGCCGCCCCGCGAAGGCGCCGCAAAAGTGGGACCCCCACTTTTGCAGTATTGCGCCCAACTTTTCGTGCCTGTCAAAATGGCTGTTTGGTCAGGGTGCCAAATCGCGATTTGGTCATGCTCAGGGGTCAGTTTGACATGCTGCTGACCGCTGGCGCAGCCAAGGCGGTTTACCCTGTCAAAACGATAGGGGGCGGGGTCAGCGGGCTCCGCGGAATTTTCCATAAATTGGGGGGTGGCGTAACAGTCGCCCCCCAAATGCGCAGTAAACTTGGGTCCCCCAAGTTTACGGTATTGCGCCCAACTTTTTCTGCCTGTCAGAATGGCAGTTTTGACAGGGTACCAAATCGCGATTTGGCCATACTCAGGGGCTGGTTTGACATGCTGTTGAACGCTGGCCCGGCCAAGGCCGTTTACCCTGTCAAAACCATGGGGGGCGGGGTCGACACTTCCGTACGAAGAATGGTCGGCAAGGAGGCTTGCGTTATGGCAATTCAGGTGGGGGTTGAATCGCTCACGTCAGAGCATTGAACGACGAGCGCCCTTTCACCCTTGCCTTAGCTTGCGCGCGAACGCCGTGCCTGAGCCTATCAGCAGGTCGGATACGGATCGGCAGGCTCGGCTGAATGTGCGCGGTGAGCGGAGTGAGATACCGCAACGCTTCCAGCTTGATGCCCAAGGCGGCCTCTTCGTCATACGTGCGGGAGGTCTCTGTCTCCCCTTCATGCCCGAAGATGTCGCATCTGACGCTGTCTTGTACGTGGCCTTTCAACAGTGACGTGGCGGTGCTTCTGAACGAATGGACATCCTTGTCCTTCCACGCGCCTCGCTGCTTATGTCGCCATGCTGTTCCTTCCGGAAACGCCCAGGCTCGCCATTTGCTGAAGATGCTTTTGTAAAAGGTGCTGGCAAAGCTGGAGGAGTTTGGCGACGACATTTCCGGAAACAGCATCTTGCAACCGGCTGCTCGGATCTGCGTGACGTAGTCGATGAAGCCCAGGCGGATGAGCTCTGGATGAATCGGAAGCTTTCGGATCGACTGTACAGTTTTCAGCTTCCGGTCCTCCGTGTAATCAATCTGGAAAAACGGAATTTCAGCCTGCTCATGAACTTCGGTGAGCGCGAGTCCGGCAAGTTCAGAGCTACGGCCGCCGTACAACGGCAGCATGAGAGGGAGCCAATACCATGCGTCATGGATGATCTCTGTTCCGGTCTCCAGCCGACGGTCAATCCCAGCGGCGCCTGTCCAGACCGGCGCAGACAGGAGATGCGCAATCTCCTGCTTGCTCCAGCTGGCCCGCTTGTCGCGATCCCTCTTGCGTTGCAGCCGAGCCTTTCGCGCTATGCCCTTACGCGCCGACTTGAACGAGAGAGGTTGGGCAGGGCGATGCCCATCCGCCTCATTGTCACCAGCGGCGAACTCAAGAACTGCGGTGATCCACGTCAGGTGCTTGTTAATCGTAGCCTGGCTCAAGCCGACGTCGTCATCGTTCATGCGGGTCGCTCGATCAAGGCTTGCCGCGATCCCGCCAGCCTTCTCTTCGGCGGTGCGGCCCCATCTGCCTGGCAGCGCCCGGCATAGCTTCACGAACGCCTGCACATGTGACTGTTTGAGGTCCTGGATGTGAACGTCGCGGCCACAAGCATGGTCGAATAGCCGCAAGGCCGTTCGGACCTGACCCACGGTTACCGTATCCCATGCTTTCTCGCTCTCGTGCAGGGCGATGCATTCTTCGGTTGCCTCGAGGAGCAGCTTCTTTGCTCTGGTCGTCCCCCGATTATCGGATGTCGGAGCCGGCGGCTCCTTTTCCGCCACCACGGACGCGAGATGCCCCTCAAGTCCACTGTTCGGCATCTGCTCGAATGCGAAAGGCGTCGTGTCCGCCAACGCATCCTGAATCCAGTCAGCAGTAAAGTTCTCCTCGGCGGACAGCCGTCCCGTTGCCTCCCGGCATGCTGCTGCCCGAGCTGCGCAGACCGTTCGTTTCATGCGGTCGAGATTGTCCTGTGTCGAGCTTATGCCGAACCGTTCGACATAGCTCTGCAACTGTGAACCCGAGACCACGCTGCCCGACTGATAATCGAACACAGCGTTGCCGACCGCCTTCGCGTCAATGAATTTCCAGCCACCGGCAACGAGCCGCTCAAGATCATCGAGCGACCACTTGGCGTCTGGCCCGTTTCGAGCGAGGAAGCTCCACGCCTCAGCGTGGATGGAGTTTGTGGTGGCGTGCTCGCCTGCGGGCGCACGGCTTCCGGCCTGATCTTCAAGTATCCGCTGCAATTGCCAGCGCATCGCGTCGCTGAAAACGCGTTTGAGCTTGTCGGGCCCCATACCCGACGACTGACCGTATGCCATGCGTAATGTCTCGACTGCCGTTCCCAAGCGGAGAGCAATAGAGCGGGCGGAATTAAAATTTCCGGTACGCAATGGTAACGACAGCGTTAGGCATGTGCCTGCAACCGTGATCTTTTTTCGCCAGTAATAGGTGCCGCCACGCAGCGCCACGTTCGGAAATCCCACTACGCCGCCTCAAGGGGTACAGCGAGGGGTACAACCGTGCGTACAATCATCCCACCCCGCGAGGGTTGAGACGTAAAATCAATAACTTAGAGAAAGTTGGTCGGGGAGACAGGATTCGAACCTGCGACATCCTGCTCCCAAAGCAGGCGCGCTACCAGACTGCGCTACTCCCCGATGCACGCGCGCCTTAGCGGTCGATCGCCGCCGGCGTCAATGCCCGAAAATCATGTCGGGCCACATATATTGCGCGGACAAACAAAAAGGGCGGACCATATAGGCCCGCCCTTCGAAATCTCGCCGTGGCAGAGATTAGTGCGCGTTCGCAACGTTCTCAGCAACGTTAGCGGCGTTAGCAGCTTCGTTGGCGGCGTTGGCGGCGTTGTCAGCAGCGTTGGCGGCGTTTTCGACAACGTTCTCGACGACGGCGTTCGAAGCGTTCGCGGTTTCGTTGGCCGGCTTCTCACCGCAAGCGGCGAGGGCCATCAGGCTGGCCGAAGCGAAAACAACAGCGATCTTCTTCATTGTGTACGGCTCCCATAGCATTATGCCGCGTCTGGCACGTTAGAAATGTGACCCTACGCGAGCGACCCGCATTAACGTGTGCGCTGCACAAATCAATGCTTTTCTGACGTCGGTGAAGCGGCAGAATCACGCGACGGGGCGTTCTCTACTATAAAAGTTCAGTTAATGCCCAATGTTTCTGTCGCATTCGCAGCAATGTTGAGCGTGACCGCCCAGGCGGCGACATTCTGCCGCAGCTGCGCCGGATCGATCTTGTCCAGCGTGTCGTCGGGCGTGTGGTGAATGTCGAAATAGCGCGTGCCATCCTGCTGCAGGTCGATCACCGGAATGCCCGCTTCCACCAGCGGTTCGATGTCCGATCCGCCATGCGCCTTGTCACGGCTCGGCACGATGCCCAGCGGCGCCAGCCCCTGTGCGATCCGGGTCGAAAGCGCTTCATGGCCGGCGGGCAGGGTGAAGTCGACCTTCCACACCTTGTCGGCGCCAAAGTCCGATTCCAGCACCAGCGCGTGCGGCTCCTTACCATGGGCGGCATAATAAGCGCGGCCACCATTGCCGCCCACTTCCTCGGCGCCGGCGAACAATATGCGGATCGTGCGGCGCGGCGTGCCGGCCTTGGCGACCTGCAACGCAGCAGCGGCCACGATGCCGCAGCCCGAAGCGTCGTCGATCGCCCCGGTGCCCTGGTCCCAACTGTCGAGGTGACAGGCGGCGACAATGACGCCGGCCTTGGGATCGCTGCCGGGGATTTCGCCGATGACATTGCCCGACGGCTGGTCCTTGGCGGTCTTCGATACGGCGGTCAGGTGGACGCGGACCGGCTGGCCGCGCGAGACCACGCGCGCCATCTGTTCGGCATCGGGTATGCTGACGGCCACGGCCGGGATCGGCGTCACACCGTCGGCCCACATCTGCACGCCGGTATGGGCGATGCGGTGATGATCGGTGCCGATCGACTTCACCAGGATAGCGATCGCGCCCTTCCTGGCGGCGATGCTGGGGCCCTGGCGGCGGGCGGCACCATAATAGCCATAGCCCGACCCGTCCTGGGCGGCGACCATGTCATGGCTGACGAACACGATCTTGCCCTTCACCGCGCTGTCCGGCGCGGCCTGCAGGTCGGCGATGGTCGGGAAGTAGGCGATTTCGCCCTCGATCCCCTGGGCCGGGGTTGATCCGCTGTTGCCCAGCGCCGCGACGACCAACTTCTGCGGGAAGGGGGCGATGATCGCCGCCTCGTCATGGACGCGTTCCCACAGCGGCATCTTATAAGGTTCGATGCGGACGTTGGCGAAGCCCAATGCCTTGAGCTTGGTTGCGGCCCATTCGCGCCCGCGCGCTTCGAGCGGCGTGGCGGCCGGGCGCGGACCGACTTCGGTCGTCAGCCCTTCGGTAATGTCCCAGGCGACATCATCCTTCAGGGCGGCTTCGCGAATCGCCGCGTCACTGGCCGGGGCGGCCTGGACCAGAGCGGGGGTGAAGATGCTGCCAAGGAGCAGGGCGGCGAGCGGGCCCGATCGGATTTTCTGCATGGCTGAAGGCTTACTCAGACATACCCCATTTGCCAATGGCTTCCGCCTTCGCTAATTCGGCGCAAATTTTCCTGTCCATACCCTTTGGAGCTGCGCGAACCCATGTCCGCCTCATCGCAATATGCCTATGTCATGAAGAACATGACAAAGACCTTCCCCGGCGCGCCCAAGCCGGTGTTGAACAACATCAATCTGCAATTCTATCGCGGGTCCAAGATCGGTATCGTCGGCCCGAACGGCGCCGGTAAATCGACCCTGATCAAGATCATGGCCGGCATCGACACCGACATCAGTGGCGAAGCCTGGCCGGGCGAGAATGTCACCGTCGGCTATCTGCCGCAGGAGCCCCAGCTCGATCCGACCAAGAATGTGCTGGAAAATGTCAAGGACGGCGCCCGCGAGATGGCGGACAAGCTGGATCGCTTCAACGAGATCAGCATGATCATGGCCGATCCGCCGGAAGACGTTGATTTCGACGCGCTGATGGAGGAAATGGGCACGCTGCAGGAACAGATCGACGCGGCCGATGGCTGGACGCTCGACAACCAGCTCGAAATCGCGATGGAAGCGCTGCGCTGCCCGCCGTCGGACTGGTCGGTGGAAAGCCTGTCGGGCGGTGAAAAGCGTCGCATCGCGCTCACCCGCCTGCTGATCCAGAAGCCGGACATCCTGCTGCTCGACGAACCGACCAACCATCTTGACGCCGAAAGCGTCACCTGGCTGGAAAATCACCTCAAGGAATATGCCGGGTCGGTGCTGATGATCACCCACGACCGCTACTTCCTCGACAATGTCGTCGGCTGGATCCTGGAGCTCGATCGCGGAAAATATTTCCCTTACGAAGGCAACTACTCCACCTATCTGGAGAAGAAGGCCAAGCGTCTGGAGCAGGAAGACCGCGAGGCGACCGGCCGCCAGAAGGCGATCAATGACGAGCTGGAGTGGATCCGTCAGGGTCCCAAGGGCCGCCAGACCAAGTCCAAGGCGCGTATCGCCAAGTTCGAGCAGTTGGTCGCATCCCAGGAAAATCGCGCGCCCGGCAAGGCGCAGATCGTCATTCAGGTGCCTGAGCGTCTGGGTGGCAAGGTGATCGAGGCCAAGGGCATTTCCAAGGCCTATGGCGACAAGCTGCTGTTCGAGGATCTGTCCTTCATGCTGCCGCCCGGCGGCATCGTCGGCGTCATCGGTCCGAACGGCGCGGGCAAGTCGACCCTGTTCCGTCTGATCACCGGTCAGGAAACCCCCGATTCGGGCGAGATCGACATCGGCTCAACCGTGCGTCTGGGCTATGTCGACCAGAGCCGCGACCATCTCGACGCGTCGAAGAATGTCTGGGAAGAAGTCTCGGACGGTCTCGATTACGTCAAGGTCAACGGCCATGACATGTCGACCCGTGCCTATGTCGGCGCCTTCAACTTCAAGGGCCAGGACCAGCAGAAGAATGTCGGTAAGCTGTCGGGTGGTGAGCGCAACCGCGTCCACATCGCCAAGATGCTGAAGCGCGGCGGCAATGTGCTGCTGCTCGACGAACCGACCAACGATCTTGACGTCGAAACGCTGGCCGCACTGGAAGAGGCGATCGAGAATTTCGCCGGTTGCGCCGTGGTCATCAGCCATGACCGCTTCTTCCTCGATCGTCTCGCCACCCACATCCTCGCCTTCGAAGGCGACAGCCATGTCGAATGGTTCGAAGGCAATTTCGAAGCCTATGAGGAAGACAAGCGCCGTCGCCTCGGCGATGCTGCCGATCGTCCGACGCGCCTTGCCTATAAGAAGCTGACGCGCTGATTTGATCGGGAGGCTGGAAACGGCCTCTCGCAAAATAGCGTCATAACAATGACTTGAAACGCCCGGTGTCCTTCAGGGATGCCGGGCGTTTTATCGTTCCATCGCCTTGGCGGTAATGAAGTTGCAATATCTGCAACGTCGGTTCCGCCCTTCGCAATTGCGAAAGAACGCGCTGCGCTGCACATAGGACGGGCCTTTCAGGCATCCTCTCCTAAAACTTATCAAGGCCGGCCTTTCGGGGCTGGCCCTTTTTTTGTCCTTCGAACGCGGTTTTTTAGGCGGGCACAGCTCACGCGGGGATGGGGCAGGACGCGGCCGGCCGGGCCAGTGCGGCATTCTTCAGGAAATCATGGTCCGTCAGCGCGTCGAGAAAGGCGAGCAGGGCAGGCATGTCGACATCGACCAGCATCGGCGCGGCGTGGCGGCGGATCGCCGATTCGATCGTCGGCGACTGGCCATCGTGCAGCCAGGGGCCGGTGACGGCGACATTGCGCAACGACGGCGTACGGAACTGCTCGGGCGGCGGCTCGAAGCCCGGCGGCAGGGGCTTGCCGCCATAGGCCGCCGCATCGACCTCCTGCGGCGCAGCGGTGCCGACATAATGGGTCTTGCTGTCGGTGAAGTCCGGCTCGGAATGACAGCTGCCGCAGCCCGCTGCGGCAAATTGCCTGGCCCCACGCTGCGCCAGTGGCGACAATGCGCCGCGATCATGGGCGCTGCCGAAGGAGATCATCGTGCGCTGGAACGCC encodes:
- a CDS encoding response regulator transcription factor, translated to MVNQRSVKLTNRECEVARWVLRGHTAKQIARALSISPRTAETHLKALMLKTRARNRANMAALLLLKGLVEFSLEDLKGYGGEDEA
- a CDS encoding site-specific integrase, which translates into the protein MALRGGTYYWRKKITVAGTCLTLSLPLRTGNFNSARSIALRLGTAVETLRMAYGQSSGMGPDKLKRVFSDAMRWQLQRILEDQAGSRAPAGEHATTNSIHAEAWSFLARNGPDAKWSLDDLERLVAGGWKFIDAKAVGNAVFDYQSGSVVSGSQLQSYVERFGISSTQDNLDRMKRTVCAARAAACREATGRLSAEENFTADWIQDALADTTPFAFEQMPNSGLEGHLASVVAEKEPPAPTSDNRGTTRAKKLLLEATEECIALHESEKAWDTVTVGQVRTALRLFDHACGRDVHIQDLKQSHVQAFVKLCRALPGRWGRTAEEKAGGIAASLDRATRMNDDDVGLSQATINKHLTWITAVLEFAAGDNEADGHRPAQPLSFKSARKGIARKARLQRKRDRDKRASWSKQEIAHLLSAPVWTGAAGIDRRLETGTEIIHDAWYWLPLMLPLYGGRSSELAGLALTEVHEQAEIPFFQIDYTEDRKLKTVQSIRKLPIHPELIRLGFIDYVTQIRAAGCKMLFPEMSSPNSSSFASTFYKSIFSKWRAWAFPEGTAWRHKQRGAWKDKDVHSFRSTATSLLKGHVQDSVRCDIFGHEGETETSRTYDEEAALGIKLEALRYLTPLTAHIQPSLPIRIRPADRLRHGVRAQAKARVKGRSSFNALT
- a CDS encoding M20/M25/M40 family metallo-hydrolase, whose product is MQKIRSGPLAALLLGSIFTPALVQAAPASDAAIREAALKDDVAWDITEGLTTEVGPRPAATPLEARGREWAATKLKALGFANVRIEPYKMPLWERVHDEAAIIAPFPQKLVVAALGNSGSTPAQGIEGEIAYFPTIADLQAAPDSAVKGKIVFVSHDMVAAQDGSGYGYYGAARRQGPSIAARKGAIAILVKSIGTDHHRIAHTGVQMWADGVTPIPAVAVSIPDAEQMARVVSRGQPVRVHLTAVSKTAKDQPSGNVIGEIPGSDPKAGVIVAACHLDSWDQGTGAIDDASGCGIVAAAALQVAKAGTPRRTIRILFAGAEEVGGNGGRAYYAAHGKEPHALVLESDFGADKVWKVDFTLPAGHEALSTRIAQGLAPLGIVPSRDKAHGGSDIEPLVEAGIPVIDLQQDGTRYFDIHHTPDDTLDKIDPAQLRQNVAAWAVTLNIAANATETLGIN
- the ettA gene encoding energy-dependent translational throttle protein EttA; the protein is MSASSQYAYVMKNMTKTFPGAPKPVLNNINLQFYRGSKIGIVGPNGAGKSTLIKIMAGIDTDISGEAWPGENVTVGYLPQEPQLDPTKNVLENVKDGAREMADKLDRFNEISMIMADPPEDVDFDALMEEMGTLQEQIDAADGWTLDNQLEIAMEALRCPPSDWSVESLSGGEKRRIALTRLLIQKPDILLLDEPTNHLDAESVTWLENHLKEYAGSVLMITHDRYFLDNVVGWILELDRGKYFPYEGNYSTYLEKKAKRLEQEDREATGRQKAINDELEWIRQGPKGRQTKSKARIAKFEQLVASQENRAPGKAQIVIQVPERLGGKVIEAKGISKAYGDKLLFEDLSFMLPPGGIVGVIGPNGAGKSTLFRLITGQETPDSGEIDIGSTVRLGYVDQSRDHLDASKNVWEEVSDGLDYVKVNGHDMSTRAYVGAFNFKGQDQQKNVGKLSGGERNRVHIAKMLKRGGNVLLLDEPTNDLDVETLAALEEAIENFAGCAVVISHDRFFLDRLATHILAFEGDSHVEWFEGNFEAYEEDKRRRLGDAADRPTRLAYKKLTR